A window of the Cicer arietinum cultivar CDC Frontier isolate Library 1 chromosome 6, Cicar.CDCFrontier_v2.0, whole genome shotgun sequence genome harbors these coding sequences:
- the LOC140920770 gene encoding uncharacterized protein → MTTNLSECMNNVLKRTRNLPISSLVQATYYRVTAKFEERGTQAQAMMTSGTFKVDLEKRWCDCGEFEALHYPCSHVISACSFIHCDYMMYVSSKYTLQCIFDVYKEEFQAIPLQSYWPEYNGIELCHNPAMRKYPKGRPQSTRIHTEIDQREKNTHPKRCGLCRNEGHSKNKCPYRTDTPNRN, encoded by the exons ATGACAACTAACCTTTCTGAGTGCATGAACAATGTATTAAAGAGGACACGCAATCTTCCAATCAGTTCTTTAGTGCAAGCAACATACTATAGAGTGActgcaaaatttgaagaaagagGGACACAGGCCCAAGCAATGATGACATCAG GGACATTCAAGGTAGACCTCGAAAAAAGATGGTGCGATTGTGGTGAATTTGAAGCATTACATTATCCATGTTCACATGTCATTTCTGCTTGTTCGTTTATTCACTGTGACTACATGATGTATGTGTCTTCTAAGTATACATTGCAATGTATCTTTGACGTTTACAAAGAAGAGTTCCAAGCAATTCCTCTTCAATCATATTGGCCAGAATACAATGGAATAGAGTTATGCCACAATCCAGCCATGAGAAAATATCCAAAAGGTCGTCCACAGTCTACTCGTATTCATACTGAAATAGATCAACGAGAGAAAAACACACACCCCAAGAGATGTGGTTTGTGTCGGAACGAGGGACATAGCAAGAATAAATGCCCTTATCGTACTGATACTCCTAATAGAAATTAg